The genomic region CCTTCAGCAAATCAGCATAAATCTTTTGATATTTGAAATAATGAGCTGATAATTGTGCATATAATTCATCGTAACCTATACGATGCTCAGCCGATAAATATATAACCTCATCGAAACCTGTTCGGTAAATGTCATTATTAGTAATATTCTTCTTTCTAATTTCTGATTTATTTACTATTAAAACTAAATCCTTAGATTTTTTTCTTAAATATGATATAAACTCATGATCTAATGTAACCAAACCATCTTTAGCATCAAAAACTAACAATAACAAATCAGCAGCTTCAACCGCCAAATCAATTTGTTTTGCTATATCTTTCTCTAAGACATTACCTTTATACCCCTCAAACCCTGCGGTATCTATTAATTTAAAGCGCAAATCTGAGATTTTAGCTATAGCTTCTTTTCTATCCCTAGTTACACCTGGCATGTCATATACGATAGCAGATTTCTTGCCAACTAAGCTATTAAAGATTGTTGACTTACCCACATTAGGCCTACCAACTATAGATACAGTGAACATAATTACTCTATTATATATATTTTTCCTTTATTATCAGACAAATAAATTTTGTTATTAATTATCACAGCCTGATGATTGATGTTCTTAGGTATTTTTATTTTATTTATTAACTCTCCATTATTAAAATTAAAAGTTAAAATCCTACCTTTATTACTAGTAACAAACAACTTATTACCAGCAATAATTGGGCCATAAAAGAAACTATTATCTTTATCCTTAATATAAGGCTTTAATTTCTCTACCCATTTTACCTTTCCTGATTTAGTTGAAATAGCAATTAAATTGTAATTCTTATCTATTACAAATGATAAATCCTTGGTTATCCATGGCCTGTTATTAACTGAAGAAATTTTTATATCCCAGTTTTTTATACCAGATAATAACTTATAGGAAGCCAGGTACCCACTACTTGATATTGCAAATATGTCATCTTCATATAAAACTGGCGTAGTGTTAATATCACTAAAATCGTAACTTTCTGACTCTGGGTTAATATCACCCAGATTATCTTGCCATAGAACTTTGCCTTCAATTTTATCCAATAAAATCAAGTCTCCATTACTATTTCCTGTAACTAATATACCATTCTTTTCGACAAATGATGCAGAACCATATTGAGAGGAATCCTTACTTAAAAACTCTTGAATCCAAATTCGATTCTTATTTGCTATATTGTAAGCTAAAATTTTATTACTTATAGTGTTAACATAAACTATGTCATCAGATATAAATGGCTTTGACCTTGAAATAAAACCTAAATTCTTTTTCCATAACAAATCTCCTTGCTTTGCGTCAATTACATATAAGAAATTACTGCCAATAGTTACAAATAATTTTCCTTTGTAATATGTTACACCACCTTTAAGCAAGTTGTATTCTTCATGCTTATCTTCTAAAGTTAACTTCCATAAAGGTAGCTTCTTTTCTAGATCATAAGCTATTAAATTAGACTTAAAATCATAATAATAAATGATATTGTTTATGATCTCAATTTCAACAAAAAAAGGCAATTTGCTCTTTGCCCTACTCAATTTAATAGACTTTTTTCTATATTTATCTTTCTTATCCTTCTGATAAAAAATATTACCAATGTTACCTGAAAGCAAAGAGTTATTAAACTGATCGCTCTCTAAGTTTGGTAAGAAAAATTTATCCGCCAAAATATTATCTATTGCTAAAACATCACCAGAATTTATTAAAACATTATGTGCCTTACTTAAATCACTTGTTTTTTTGGAGCATGAAAAGATAGTAAAGGACAGAATTACTATTATAGATTTTAAAAAATTATTATAAGTCACTATCTTTTAATAACCTTAATAAATTTAGTGCAAAATTCTTACTAGTCTCACTTGCATCACTTGCCGTAGTAATTTTATTTAGCTCGTTTTTTGCTTCTGTTATTTTTTTTTGTTCTATAAAACCTAACGCTCTAATTTCTAATATTTGATAATAGAAAATATTGCCTAAATTTATATTATTAACTATTTCTAGATCATGCTTATC from Alphaproteobacteria bacterium harbors:
- a CDS encoding PQQ-like beta-propeller repeat protein, which produces MTYNNFLKSIIVILSFTIFSCSKKTSDLSKAHNVLINSGDVLAIDNILADKFFLPNLESDQFNNSLLSGNIGNIFYQKDKKDKYRKKSIKLSRAKSKLPFFVEIEIINNIIYYYDFKSNLIAYDLEKKLPLWKLTLEDKHEEYNLLKGGVTYYKGKLFVTIGSNFLYVIDAKQGDLLWKKNLGFISRSKPFISDDIVYVNTISNKILAYNIANKNRIWIQEFLSKDSSQYGSASFVEKNGILVTGNSNGDLILLDKIEGKVLWQDNLGDINPESESYDFSDINTTPVLYEDDIFAISSSGYLASYKLLSGIKNWDIKISSVNNRPWITKDLSFVIDKNYNLIAISTKSGKVKWVEKLKPYIKDKDNSFFYGPIIAGNKLFVTSNKGRILTFNFNNGELINKIKIPKNINHQAVIINNKIYLSDNKGKIYIIE